A genome region from Thalassotalea euphylliae includes the following:
- a CDS encoding DUF1365 domain-containing protein, whose product MDKELAENSACNKSTACNENGDVGSKLTPTQISKLFVGNVRHRRFSPKAHNFNYPLYMLGLDVDQVTHVDNSSSVFSKLFGTQWYKPLRFKQEDYLRGEPGDLKQRIVNKISTLGGHDSINKVIMLVQVRCFGVYFSPANFYFAYSNQGNCLYMLVEVSNTPWNKRHYYLVDMANITPTEKDFHVSPFMDLAMQYHWRVSPPNLTEHVDTKPIKSDKKDKLLIHIENISHQQQKLFDATLALKGQAINRKNLMSVMRRFPAMTLTVVTGIYVQALKLFIKRIPFVPYQRKAQKQEL is encoded by the coding sequence ATGGATAAAGAGTTGGCCGAAAATAGCGCTTGTAATAAAAGTACCGCCTGTAATGAAAATGGCGACGTAGGATCGAAACTAACGCCTACGCAAATTAGTAAGCTTTTTGTTGGCAATGTTCGACACCGCCGTTTTTCACCCAAAGCCCATAATTTCAATTATCCGCTGTATATGCTGGGCTTGGATGTTGATCAAGTGACCCACGTTGATAATAGCTCTTCTGTATTTAGCAAACTATTTGGTACGCAATGGTATAAGCCTTTGCGTTTTAAACAAGAAGATTATTTACGCGGTGAACCAGGCGACTTAAAACAACGTATTGTTAACAAAATTAGTACTTTAGGTGGACATGATTCGATAAATAAAGTGATCATGCTGGTGCAAGTGCGGTGTTTTGGTGTTTATTTTAGTCCCGCAAATTTCTATTTTGCATATTCAAATCAAGGCAATTGCTTGTACATGTTGGTGGAAGTCAGTAACACGCCTTGGAACAAAAGACATTATTACCTTGTCGATATGGCAAATATAACGCCGACAGAAAAAGATTTTCATGTGTCGCCATTTATGGACTTAGCGATGCAATATCACTGGCGAGTATCACCTCCGAATTTGACAGAACATGTTGACACTAAGCCAATAAAATCGGATAAAAAAGATAAGTTATTGATACATATTGAAAATATTTCGCATCAACAACAAAAGCTATTCGATGCAACGCTGGCGCTAAAAGGACAAGCAATAAACAGAAAAAACTTAATGTCTGTAATGCGTAGGTTTCCTGCGATGACGTTAACCGTTGTCACAGGCATATACGTACAAGCGCTTAAGCTTTTTATCAAACGAATTCCGTTTGTACCATATCAACGAAAAGCGCAAAAACAAGAATTGTAA
- a CDS encoding class I SAM-dependent methyltransferase translates to MENVASQLEKTTSFSHSKFQDWINQRCRQIIFKIFNQLPDSQLVIIEGDQQFQFGELSEHSPLSATIEVKDPSTYSALVKNGSIGAAEAYIAGHWDTTNLTDLIRVFARAQHVTDRFEKYVSWLTKLKNQWFHFNNRNSHSGSKKNILAHYDLGNELYTRFLDKEMMYSSAIYPSGESSLEQAQLNKLKLICERLELTADDHLLEIGTGWGGLAIYAATHYGCKVTTTTISDAQFEYAKNRVDSLGLGEQITLLKKDYRLLTGEFDKLVSIEMIEAVGYRYMDSFFEQINQRLKPGGKMLIQAITIADQRFDHYLNNVDFIQRYIFPGGFLPSIELMASKIRSQTSLVIDGLHDIGIDYAKTLADWRERFLASWPELQTFGYDEKFKRLWLFYLGYCEGAFLERSTSTVHLIARK, encoded by the coding sequence GTGGAAAACGTTGCCTCACAATTAGAAAAAACAACAAGTTTTTCGCATTCCAAATTTCAGGATTGGATTAATCAACGTTGTCGACAAATAATATTTAAAATATTTAATCAATTGCCTGATAGTCAATTGGTCATTATTGAAGGCGATCAACAATTCCAATTCGGTGAGCTAAGCGAACATTCGCCATTGTCAGCAACAATCGAAGTGAAAGATCCAAGTACCTACAGCGCGTTAGTGAAAAACGGCAGTATTGGCGCTGCCGAAGCTTATATTGCGGGGCACTGGGATACCACAAATTTAACTGATCTTATTCGCGTATTTGCCCGCGCACAACACGTTACCGATCGATTTGAAAAGTACGTTAGTTGGCTTACTAAACTAAAAAATCAATGGTTTCATTTTAACAATCGCAATTCGCATAGCGGCTCTAAGAAAAACATACTCGCGCACTATGATCTGGGGAATGAGCTATACACTCGCTTTCTCGATAAAGAAATGATGTACTCATCGGCAATTTATCCAAGTGGTGAATCGTCGCTAGAGCAGGCACAGCTCAATAAGCTGAAACTAATCTGTGAACGCCTTGAATTAACCGCAGATGACCATTTGTTAGAAATAGGCACAGGGTGGGGTGGTTTAGCGATATATGCTGCGACTCATTACGGCTGTAAAGTAACAACCACGACGATATCTGATGCCCAATTTGAGTATGCTAAAAATCGCGTAGATTCGCTGGGCTTGGGTGAACAAATAACCTTGTTAAAGAAAGACTATCGATTACTAACAGGCGAGTTCGACAAACTTGTCTCTATTGAGATGATTGAAGCGGTCGGTTATCGCTACATGGACAGTTTTTTTGAACAAATCAATCAGCGATTAAAGCCTGGTGGTAAAATGCTAATTCAAGCGATTACGATTGCGGATCAGCGATTTGATCATTATTTGAATAATGTAGACTTTATTCAGCGTTATATCTTCCCCGGTGGTTTCTTACCGTCGATAGAGCTTATGGCAAGTAAAATTCGTTCACAAACTTCGTTAGTTATTGATGGGTTACACGACATCGGCATTGATTACGCTAAGACCTTAGCTGATTGGCGTGAACGCTTTCTCGCCTCATGGCCTGAGTTACAAACCTTTGGCTATGATGAGAAGTTTAAACGTCTGTGGTTGTTCTATTTAGGTTACTGCGAGGGCGCCTTTTTAGAGCGTTCAACCAGTACAGTTCACTTGATCGCTCGAAAGTAA
- the rlmKL gene encoding bifunctional 23S rRNA (guanine(2069)-N(7))-methyltransferase RlmK/23S rRNA (guanine(2445)-N(2))-methyltransferase RlmL, producing MYQFLALTSPGIEILLVDEIQQLGGSNVVQKPEGVYFTAELEQAYHIVLWTRLASRVLLKLSEGDAQNKDDLYQAAKAVEWDDCFSPEHSFAIDFVGKSREIRNSQFGGLTVKDAIVDYFRENNLDRPSVSKQDPDIRIQARLLKGQVSFYLDFSGRGLFQRGYRKDSGAAPLKENLAAAMVIRSGWLEDTSRPLVDPMCGSGTVLIEAVGLATKQAPGLEREYWGFEHWFGHDDALWQQAFDNANQASSENFSNFTGKVYGSDIDSRVVNTAKQNARKAGISDLIEFSCKDAGKINNVFSKPGVMLFNPPYGERIGELPELVELFGEFGGKLKQQYANWRVSILTANTELLSLLKLATSKRYKFKNGPLDCLLAIYDLDEKQLAKDSLHGSVDLSQQPSDFANRLKKNLKALKGWVKAENIECFRCYDADIPEYNVAVDVYQDYLVIQEYAAPAKIAPEKVAKRLQEVLFWAPKVTEIETSKVVLKTRQKQKGSNQYNKLNKKNQALVVNEHGAKLKVNLWDYLDTGLFLDHRKTRQIVAKWAKDKSLLNLFAYTGSVSVQAALHGAEKVTTVDMSNTYLNWAQENFALNQLVSHKYEFIQADCLNWLKENTDKYQRIFIDPPTFSNSKRMEDAFDVQRDHIAMITDALGSLTDDGEIMFTNNKRNFKIDVEALAALGLQARNLTDKTRDKDFARNKHIHNSWLITRK from the coding sequence ATGTATCAATTTTTAGCGTTAACTTCTCCGGGTATTGAAATTTTATTGGTGGATGAAATCCAACAATTAGGTGGAAGCAACGTGGTGCAAAAGCCTGAAGGTGTATATTTTACCGCTGAGCTTGAGCAAGCTTATCACATCGTTTTATGGACACGTTTAGCAAGTCGCGTGTTGCTGAAATTAAGTGAAGGCGATGCACAAAACAAAGATGACTTGTACCAAGCCGCGAAAGCGGTTGAGTGGGATGATTGTTTTTCACCTGAGCATTCTTTTGCTATTGATTTTGTCGGTAAAAGCCGAGAAATACGCAACAGTCAGTTTGGCGGTTTAACGGTAAAAGATGCCATCGTCGATTACTTTAGAGAAAACAATTTAGATCGCCCATCGGTGAGTAAACAAGATCCTGATATTCGAATTCAAGCACGACTATTAAAAGGGCAAGTAAGCTTTTACCTAGACTTCTCAGGGCGCGGTTTGTTCCAGCGTGGCTACCGTAAAGACAGTGGCGCTGCGCCATTAAAAGAAAACCTAGCTGCCGCAATGGTGATCCGCTCAGGTTGGTTAGAAGATACTAGCCGCCCATTAGTTGACCCTATGTGTGGTTCAGGCACAGTGCTAATCGAAGCTGTTGGCCTTGCGACCAAACAAGCGCCAGGCTTAGAGCGCGAATATTGGGGCTTTGAACACTGGTTTGGTCATGATGACGCTTTATGGCAACAAGCATTTGATAATGCCAACCAAGCATCAAGCGAAAATTTCTCAAACTTTACTGGCAAGGTTTATGGCAGTGATATTGACAGCCGAGTTGTTAATACCGCTAAACAAAATGCCCGTAAAGCTGGTATTTCTGACTTAATTGAATTTAGCTGCAAAGATGCCGGTAAGATCAACAATGTATTTTCAAAACCCGGTGTAATGTTGTTTAACCCGCCATATGGCGAGCGTATTGGTGAATTACCAGAGCTAGTCGAACTATTTGGCGAGTTTGGTGGTAAACTAAAACAGCAATATGCCAATTGGCGAGTATCGATATTAACGGCTAATACCGAATTGTTGTCTTTATTAAAACTGGCAACGAGTAAGCGCTATAAATTTAAAAATGGTCCGTTAGATTGTTTGCTAGCGATTTACGATTTAGATGAAAAGCAGTTAGCGAAAGATAGCCTGCACGGCAGTGTTGATCTCAGTCAACAGCCATCTGATTTTGCCAACCGGTTAAAGAAAAATCTAAAGGCGTTAAAAGGTTGGGTAAAGGCAGAGAATATTGAGTGTTTCCGTTGTTACGATGCTGACATTCCTGAATACAATGTCGCAGTTGATGTCTATCAAGACTATTTAGTCATCCAAGAATACGCCGCACCAGCCAAAATCGCACCAGAAAAAGTCGCGAAACGACTACAGGAAGTTTTATTTTGGGCGCCAAAAGTTACGGAAATAGAAACCAGTAAAGTGGTTCTAAAAACGCGTCAAAAGCAAAAGGGCAGCAATCAGTACAACAAACTGAATAAAAAGAACCAAGCTTTAGTAGTGAACGAGCACGGTGCCAAACTGAAAGTGAATCTATGGGATTACTTAGATACTGGCCTGTTCCTAGATCATCGAAAAACAAGACAAATCGTTGCAAAATGGGCAAAAGACAAAAGCTTACTAAATTTGTTTGCCTACACTGGGTCAGTGTCTGTACAAGCGGCTTTGCATGGCGCAGAAAAAGTTACCACGGTAGATATGTCAAACACTTACTTAAACTGGGCACAAGAGAACTTTGCCTTGAACCAGTTAGTGAGCCACAAATATGAGTTTATTCAAGCAGACTGTTTAAACTGGCTAAAAGAAAATACTGATAAGTACCAACGTATTTTTATCGACCCGCCAACGTTTTCAAACTCAAAACGCATGGAAGATGCGTTTGATGTGCAACGCGACCATATTGCGATGATAACAGACGCACTTGGTTCGTTAACAGACGACGGCGAAATCATGTTCACCAATAATAAGCGCAACTTCAAAATCGATGTAGAAGCACTTGCCGCGCTTGGCTTACAAGCACGAAATTTAACGGACAAAACTCGCGATAAAGATTTTGCTCGAAATAAGCATATTCATAATAGCTGGTTGATCACCCGCAAATAA
- a CDS encoding glutaredoxin family protein, with translation MKIEHGFILYGSQGCHLCEDALALCQQLTMPVMLTIVDIVDEEDLVEAYGQHIPVMQRDIDGKELLWPFDLEQLNQFVADGLALEN, from the coding sequence ATGAAGATTGAACACGGATTTATTTTATATGGCAGCCAAGGCTGCCATTTGTGCGAAGATGCACTTGCACTGTGTCAGCAATTAACCATGCCAGTGATGTTAACAATCGTAGATATTGTCGACGAAGAAGATTTAGTTGAAGCTTACGGTCAGCATATACCAGTAATGCAACGCGACATTGATGGTAAAGAGCTATTATGGCCATTTGACCTTGAACAACTGAATCAATTTGTTGCTGACGGCTTAGCGCTAGAAAACTAA
- the uup gene encoding ATP-binding cassette ATPase Uup: MELIRITNAELAFGDAKILDDAELRINQGERVCLVGRNGAGKSSLLKIVSGRQQLDDGQLTFSNDIRIAMLEQDPPQTCDKTVFDYVSEGLHANAELIKQYHHLVTLVAEQPNEKNLDALANVQQQLEQANAWQDEQRIEQVLSTLALDADKTVDQLSGGWLRKLALAKALVTNPDVLLLDEPTNHLDIDSVLWLEQFLKNFAGTIVFISHDRAFIRRLSTRIVDLDRGQLTSYPGDYDKYIEQKQHDLQVEAQQNALFDKKLAEEEAWIRQGIKARRTRNEGRVRALERLRVERKQRRDLKSQGDIEISSGDRSGKLVFEAQDTSIAFGDKRVINHLNLLVSRGDRLALIGANGTGKSTLIKLLMEQLKPTSGKVRVGVNLDIAYFDQHREQLDPNKTVQDTVADGKQEVTLNGRGRHVLGYLQDFLFSPKRARTPVRALSGGEKNRLLLARLFLRPSNLLILDEPTNDLDIETLELLEEVVANYNGTVVLVSHDRDFVNNCVNTCLYFDGSGHIEQIVGGYDDVDQYLAYKATQRKAHEEQLKPTQTAEKPKQKQDKPAAKKKLSYKEARELEALPEEIDNLELLIGELQDQVNQPDFFSQDTATTQKILNQLQESESKLEAAYDRWQELDEK; this comes from the coding sequence ATGGAATTAATTCGTATAACCAATGCTGAACTTGCTTTTGGCGATGCAAAAATTCTCGATGATGCTGAGCTAAGAATAAATCAAGGTGAGCGTGTGTGTTTGGTTGGCCGCAATGGTGCTGGCAAATCTTCGCTATTAAAAATCGTCAGCGGTCGTCAACAACTCGATGATGGTCAGTTGACTTTTTCGAACGATATTCGCATTGCTATGTTAGAGCAAGATCCGCCGCAAACCTGTGATAAAACTGTTTTCGATTATGTTTCTGAAGGCTTGCATGCCAATGCAGAGCTAATTAAGCAATATCATCATTTAGTTACACTGGTTGCCGAACAGCCGAATGAGAAAAACTTAGATGCTTTGGCGAATGTTCAACAGCAGTTAGAACAGGCGAATGCGTGGCAAGACGAACAGCGCATTGAACAAGTGTTAAGTACATTAGCACTTGATGCAGATAAAACGGTTGATCAACTCTCTGGTGGTTGGCTTAGAAAACTTGCCTTAGCCAAGGCTTTGGTAACGAACCCTGATGTGCTGCTGCTTGATGAACCAACAAACCACTTGGATATTGACAGTGTCTTATGGTTAGAGCAATTTTTGAAAAACTTTGCTGGTACTATTGTGTTTATTAGCCATGACCGTGCATTTATCCGCCGTTTATCTACCCGCATTGTTGATTTAGATCGCGGGCAGTTAACGAGCTATCCAGGTGATTACGATAAGTATATCGAACAAAAGCAGCATGACTTGCAAGTAGAAGCGCAGCAAAATGCGTTGTTTGATAAAAAACTTGCGGAAGAAGAGGCTTGGATCCGTCAGGGTATTAAAGCGCGCCGTACTCGCAATGAAGGGCGAGTGCGTGCACTTGAACGCTTGCGTGTAGAGCGTAAACAACGCCGAGACTTGAAATCGCAAGGGGATATCGAAATATCCAGCGGCGATCGTTCAGGCAAGCTTGTCTTTGAAGCACAAGATACTTCAATTGCCTTTGGCGATAAACGCGTGATTAATCATTTAAACCTGCTTGTTAGCCGAGGTGATCGCTTAGCACTGATTGGTGCTAACGGCACAGGTAAATCAACGCTAATTAAGCTGTTGATGGAACAACTCAAACCTACATCAGGCAAGGTACGTGTTGGTGTTAACTTAGATATAGCTTATTTTGATCAGCACCGCGAACAGCTAGACCCAAATAAAACCGTGCAAGACACGGTTGCTGATGGTAAGCAGGAGGTCACGTTAAATGGCCGCGGTCGTCATGTACTGGGTTACCTGCAAGACTTTTTATTCAGTCCCAAACGCGCTCGCACGCCAGTAAGAGCATTATCTGGTGGTGAAAAAAATCGTTTATTACTTGCCAGATTATTTTTACGTCCAAGCAATTTGTTGATTCTCGATGAGCCAACCAATGATTTGGATATTGAAACCTTAGAACTTTTAGAAGAAGTTGTTGCCAACTACAACGGAACTGTTGTGTTGGTGAGCCATGACCGTGACTTCGTGAATAACTGTGTTAATACCTGTTTGTATTTTGATGGCAGTGGCCATATTGAACAAATTGTCGGCGGTTACGACGATGTTGATCAATACCTAGCCTACAAGGCGACACAACGAAAAGCGCATGAAGAACAATTAAAACCTACGCAAACCGCTGAAAAACCCAAACAAAAGCAAGATAAACCTGCTGCTAAGAAAAAATTATCTTATAAAGAGGCAAGAGAGCTTGAAGCTTTGCCGGAGGAAATAGATAATCTGGAGTTATTAATTGGTGAGTTACAAGATCAGGTTAACCAACCTGACTTTTTTAGCCAAGACACAGCAACAACTCAGAAAATATTGAACCAGCTGCAAGAAAGTGAGTCAAAGCTCGAAGCTGCTTACGACAGGTGGCAAGAGTTAGATGAAAAATAA
- a CDS encoding DUF3466 family protein — protein MKSIVKSLVALSVASALSAAAVNAATYEVVDLGEVNSLKFSYGQQVNNLGESAVQGTDLYNIPVQFQYLDEDDYDVIVNNADRTHELVNNLEDIEDEAALRAGNPTANDLVWVTRFLESQGSSRFQKIGDTVAMINRGGQTEEFVVFDTTFANTNTLTRSTVDFINGITENGWVYGNASAPFLPIDFTESDGDEVTHWVRDFETRAYISTDYGQTIKPVLAPETRFYNGQSAILDMNGTTAVGYVSNQLNQDRVDDIEDDTGGCADPNIIDDIPFEVCVQNLSSDLYFLTAYQWELDDSGNVVSEKDLGLLVTPNEDDDRVFRSYAQAINANGVAVGFSHGWIDETETSPSQNEPRRLYPVVYKNDEVTSLVEDHGEVGEGRAYDINDNGIAVGYVTRSVNGSVREKFYHIDTNAPAGDMTMVFPDDFFTGSSSTAFAINNAGLIVGEGEFETQNSTSQRRTHAFLYDLNNETFTDINDFLTCNSDYTIIEARDINDNNEISATAVVKVPRRDAKGELMLDAEGNQLVEDVVRAVTLRPINGEIEDCTEVSEDRVERQGAGLGAGLLAILSAFGFRRKLKR, from the coding sequence ATGAAAAGTATTGTGAAATCTCTGGTTGCCCTTAGTGTAGCCAGCGCATTATCGGCAGCTGCGGTAAACGCTGCAACCTATGAAGTCGTTGATCTAGGTGAAGTTAACTCACTTAAATTTTCTTACGGTCAGCAAGTTAATAACCTTGGAGAATCTGCCGTACAAGGTACCGACTTATATAATATTCCTGTTCAATTTCAATACCTTGATGAAGATGACTACGACGTAATTGTTAACAATGCTGATCGTACTCATGAGCTAGTTAATAACCTAGAAGATATTGAAGACGAAGCAGCACTGCGCGCAGGCAACCCAACAGCAAATGACTTAGTGTGGGTAACACGCTTCCTAGAAAGCCAGGGCAGCAGCCGTTTTCAAAAAATTGGTGACACTGTTGCCATGATCAATCGTGGTGGCCAAACAGAAGAATTTGTTGTCTTTGATACAACCTTTGCCAACACCAATACGTTAACGCGATCAACGGTTGATTTTATTAATGGCATTACCGAAAACGGTTGGGTTTACGGTAATGCATCTGCACCTTTTCTGCCAATCGATTTCACCGAAAGCGACGGTGACGAAGTCACACATTGGGTAAGAGACTTTGAAACTCGTGCATACATTTCGACAGATTATGGTCAAACCATTAAACCAGTTTTAGCGCCAGAAACTCGTTTTTATAACGGTCAGTCAGCTATCTTGGATATGAACGGTACAACTGCTGTTGGTTACGTGAGTAATCAATTAAATCAAGATCGAGTTGATGATATAGAAGATGATACAGGTGGCTGTGCTGATCCAAATATTATTGATGACATTCCGTTTGAGGTTTGTGTGCAAAACTTATCAAGCGACTTGTACTTCTTGACCGCTTATCAGTGGGAATTAGATGACAGTGGTAATGTGGTTAGTGAAAAAGATCTTGGTTTGTTAGTGACGCCTAATGAAGATGATGATCGTGTTTTTCGTAGCTATGCACAAGCAATCAATGCCAATGGTGTTGCAGTAGGTTTTAGCCATGGTTGGATTGATGAAACTGAAACATCACCAAGTCAAAACGAGCCTCGTCGCCTTTACCCGGTTGTTTATAAAAATGATGAAGTAACCAGCCTTGTTGAAGATCATGGTGAGGTAGGTGAAGGGCGTGCGTACGATATTAACGACAATGGTATCGCTGTTGGTTATGTCACTCGTTCAGTCAATGGCTCAGTACGTGAAAAGTTTTATCATATTGATACTAACGCACCGGCTGGTGATATGACCATGGTATTTCCAGATGACTTTTTCACAGGTTCATCAAGTACTGCATTTGCTATCAATAATGCAGGCTTAATTGTTGGTGAAGGTGAATTTGAAACGCAAAATAGTACTAGCCAACGCCGTACACATGCTTTCTTGTATGATCTTAACAACGAAACCTTTACAGATATTAATGACTTCTTAACCTGTAACTCTGATTACACCATTATTGAAGCACGTGATATCAATGACAATAATGAAATTTCTGCCACAGCTGTGGTAAAAGTGCCACGTCGAGATGCCAAAGGCGAATTAATGTTAGATGCCGAAGGTAACCAATTAGTTGAAGATGTTGTACGCGCGGTTACGCTAAGACCTATCAATGGCGAAATTGAAGATTGTACAGAAGTGTCTGAAGACAGAGTAGAGCGTCAGGGTGCTGGTTTAGGCGCTGGGCTATTAGCAATACTGTCTGCATTTGGTTTTAGACGTAAGCTTAAGCGTTAA
- a CDS encoding tyrosine-type recombinase/integrase: MAISKTKPVPLYPTYFDLIEFDFEDYPELNAFFDEQPAWWLEQFNWGKAYLEYVGRNKSPHTYDRFRNEVERFLLWSFLEKQTPIDQLRKADILEYADFCWQPPINWIGTSNQERFKVAAGYSSANEHWAPFKVQLSKSQLSKLTANAQPLDVNQLKKKYRPSQQTLTSMFTGIIVFYNYLMSEEFCLGNPAQIAKKDCRHFITDVQVKEVNRLSSTQWQYVLDVAVEMADEDAVYERNLFVIAALKTLFLRISELSERATWSPIMGHFWLDDDDNWWLKVFGKGRKLRDVTVPVDFLPFLERYRLSRGLYGLPSSNENTVLVEKIRGQGGMTARHLRRIVQAVFDQAYDKMRQYEGENKALRLKEATTHWLRHTGASMEIERGRELKDVSEDLGHASMATTDTVYVQTENKQRAASGKKRKVN, encoded by the coding sequence ATGGCTATATCTAAAACTAAACCTGTACCTTTATATCCAACATACTTTGATCTAATCGAGTTTGATTTTGAAGACTATCCAGAACTTAATGCTTTCTTTGATGAGCAACCGGCTTGGTGGCTTGAACAATTCAACTGGGGAAAAGCTTATCTTGAATATGTTGGCCGAAATAAATCTCCACATACTTACGACAGATTTAGAAATGAAGTTGAACGTTTCTTACTTTGGTCGTTTCTCGAAAAACAAACACCGATTGATCAATTACGCAAAGCTGACATTCTTGAATATGCAGACTTTTGTTGGCAGCCGCCAATTAATTGGATTGGCACATCTAACCAAGAACGCTTTAAAGTGGCTGCCGGTTATTCTTCAGCGAATGAACATTGGGCACCATTTAAAGTTCAACTTTCAAAAAGCCAATTAAGTAAACTGACAGCCAATGCCCAGCCACTAGATGTTAATCAACTAAAAAAGAAATACCGACCGTCACAACAAACACTCACATCCATGTTCACGGGTATTATTGTTTTCTACAACTACCTAATGAGTGAAGAATTTTGTTTAGGTAATCCTGCACAAATTGCAAAGAAAGACTGTCGCCACTTTATTACTGATGTACAAGTGAAAGAAGTTAATCGCTTAAGCAGCACGCAATGGCAATACGTACTTGATGTTGCTGTTGAAATGGCTGATGAAGATGCCGTTTATGAACGTAACTTGTTTGTGATTGCGGCTTTGAAAACCTTGTTTTTGCGTATTTCGGAGTTGTCAGAACGTGCTACTTGGTCACCCATTATGGGACATTTTTGGTTGGATGATGACGACAACTGGTGGCTAAAAGTTTTTGGTAAAGGCAGAAAGCTTAGAGATGTAACTGTGCCTGTTGATTTCTTACCATTTCTTGAGCGATATCGATTATCACGTGGACTTTATGGCTTACCTTCAAGTAATGAAAATACAGTACTTGTTGAGAAAATTCGTGGTCAAGGTGGTATGACAGCTCGCCATTTACGTCGCATTGTACAAGCTGTTTTTGATCAAGCTTACGATAAAATGCGCCAATATGAAGGTGAAAATAAAGCACTGCGATTAAAAGAAGCCACAACTCACTGGTTAAGGCATACCGGAGCGAGTATGGAAATTGAACGAGGCCGCGAACTTAAAGATGTTTCTGAAGACTTAGGCCACGCCAGTATGGCGACAACCGATACCGTTTATGTTCAAACCGAAAATAAACAACGTGCAGCAAGTGGTAAAAAACGTAAGGTTAATTAA
- a CDS encoding M23 family metallopeptidase, whose product MFKSFTFSVPVSKSLPLLLVTSLVSLSAQAKLTLSGEVIQGGLIVGQATPGAVVKLNDKVLKVGKQGEFAFGFGRDDKSRYQLVVTNPDGTTEQKTLTPETREYKIQRVNGIKKSIMKPNPKAVARAKKDSAQVRTARATDSDLTYFADGFVAPIKGIVTGVYGSQRFYNGEPRTPHYGLDYAGDKGDPVKAPADGVVTLTVADMFYSGGTMIIDHGHGVSSTFLHLSDSYVKVGDKVKQGDVVAAVGSTGRSTGPHLDWRINWFNVRLDPALALKIQTNN is encoded by the coding sequence GTGTTTAAATCGTTCACTTTTTCAGTGCCTGTTTCAAAATCGTTGCCTTTGTTACTTGTAACGAGCTTGGTTAGCTTATCGGCTCAAGCAAAATTAACGCTTTCAGGCGAAGTGATCCAAGGTGGTTTAATTGTTGGCCAAGCGACACCGGGAGCTGTGGTGAAGCTAAACGACAAAGTGCTTAAAGTGGGTAAACAAGGTGAATTCGCTTTTGGCTTCGGTCGTGATGATAAATCACGTTATCAATTAGTGGTAACCAACCCTGACGGCACTACTGAGCAGAAAACGCTAACCCCAGAAACGCGTGAGTACAAAATTCAGCGGGTTAACGGTATCAAAAAAAGCATTATGAAACCTAACCCGAAAGCAGTTGCACGTGCCAAGAAAGACAGTGCGCAGGTTAGAACGGCGAGGGCAACAGATAGTGATTTAACCTACTTTGCTGATGGTTTTGTTGCGCCAATTAAGGGCATAGTGACGGGGGTTTACGGTAGCCAACGGTTTTATAATGGCGAACCAAGAACACCACATTACGGCTTAGATTATGCTGGTGACAAAGGTGATCCTGTTAAAGCTCCTGCTGACGGTGTTGTTACCTTAACTGTAGCCGATATGTTTTACTCCGGTGGCACTATGATTATCGACCATGGCCACGGTGTATCATCAACTTTTCTACACTTAAGCGATAGCTATGTAAAAGTCGGTGATAAAGTGAAACAAGGTGATGTAGTTGCCGCAGTTGGTTCAACAGGAAGATCAACCGGCCCACATTTAGACTGGCGAATTAACTGGTTTAATGTTCGCCTTGACCCCGCGTTAGCACTGAAGATTCAAACGAATAACTAA